GCTCGTAACAGCCTACTGCAAGCTGATTGGTCGCGACTCGGCTGAGTTTGATTCGTCGGCGACCATCGAAGTGCCTGCTCTGTCCAACGGAGAGAGTACCGAGGGAGCTCAGTTCGAGTTGGTCAACTAGCTTTGTCGTTCTCGAAGACTGATCCGTGAAGAGTGCCCAATTATGAGCCCAGCCAAATACAGGAAGATCATCAAGCTTGCCCTCGCTGTAGCGATTGTTGCTGCGATAGCTGCTTCTTTGCAGCACTCGGGCCGCCAACTTGGCCAGATGAACTTGACGATCTCTCCGATGAAGCTCGCTGTGGCGATTGCTCTTACCTTGATTTATCGCTTGCTCAATGCAAGTGTCTGGTCGCAGGTCCTCGCGGGATTGGGACAGAGGGTTGCGGTGATTCCTTCGGCTGCCCTCTGGCTCAAGACCGAAGCGGCCCGCTGGCTACCAGGCAGCGTATGGAACTTCGGAACTCGTGCCGTGGTCAGTAAAAAGCTCTCTGTACCTGCAACCGTTGGTGCGCTGAGCGTTGTGGCGGAGCTTATGCTCGTGATCGCAGCATGGTCATTGATCGCCGGTTGTGGCGGGGTGTATTACCGGGAAGTTTTGAGCCAAACCTTGAAGACGATTCCAACTCGGTCGTCACTGTTGGCTTTCGGGATTGGTTTCCTAACGTGCTTGGCGGGACTGACTCTATTTCGCCAGCAGCTACGAAACGCTTACCAAAAGGGGCAGGCGAAACTACGCTCCAAATTACAGCACCTAGCCGACTGCAGTCTCGCCTGGGGGTCTCTCGGAAAAGCGGCAGTCGCTTATACCGTTTTGAACCTAATCAACGGGGTTTGCTTCTGGCTGATTGTTGCTTCGATTAGCCCGGAGAGTTCATTACCCGTTGAAGCTGCCATCGCCGCCAACGCAACAGCTTGGCTTGTTGGTTTCTTTGCGATCTTCGCCCCTGGTGGTTTGGTCGTTCGAGAGGCTTGCTTGGCAACCCTACTGAGTGCTTGGCTTTCGCCCGCGACAGCGATTGCCGCTGCAATCCTTTGGCGCGTTGTGCAGATTGCAGTGGAGATTGGTGCTCTTTTGGCCGCCGTCGTTCTAGAAATGGCGCTGAAGTCGGGCCAGTCTGCAAGTCGGCCTGCATGAGTAACCCAGGAGATGATTTCGCTCCCGCAGAGCGATCGAGAGTTCGTAATGAAACAGTCCAGAGCCCCCCAAAAAAATAGCCGCAAGCGACTTGTTGCGAAAGCGATGGTTGCTGCCATCTTCTTTGCAACAAGCATCGGCGGTGCCGCTGCTCTGATAAAGCATGTTGTCTTGCCTGGCTTCACCGATCCGGTTAATCGGTCGTTCACTTCCAAATACGGTTATGGCCAGTGGCTGCGCAGCAAGGGAAAGCCGTTTCCCGTGACCACAGCAGTAGCCGAACGT
The genomic region above belongs to Lacipirellulaceae bacterium and contains:
- a CDS encoding lysylphosphatidylglycerol synthase domain-containing protein, with product MSPAKYRKIIKLALAVAIVAAIAASLQHSGRQLGQMNLTISPMKLAVAIALTLIYRLLNASVWSQVLAGLGQRVAVIPSAALWLKTEAARWLPGSVWNFGTRAVVSKKLSVPATVGALSVVAELMLVIAAWSLIAGCGGVYYREVLSQTLKTIPTRSSLLAFGIGFLTCLAGLTLFRQQLRNAYQKGQAKLRSKLQHLADCSLAWGSLGKAAVAYTVLNLINGVCFWLIVASISPESSLPVEAAIAANATAWLVGFFAIFAPGGLVVREACLATLLSAWLSPATAIAAAILWRVVQIAVEIGALLAAVVLEMALKSGQSASRPA